Genomic segment of Glutamicibacter sp. JL.03c:
CTGCGCCCCGAAATGCTCAACGGTTTTGGAATCGGCCACGGCGGAATGATCTTCGCTTTGGCAGACACCGCCTTTGCCTTGAGCTGCAACCCCGTAGAAGGCTCCGATGAGAACATCACCGTCGCCGCCGGAGCGGATATCAATTTCCTTCGGCCTGCCATTCCCGGAAGAACGCTTACCGCCACCGGCCAACGGGTCTCGCAACAAGGACGTAGCGGGGTCTATGACATCACGGTGACCCAGGAATCCAGCGACGGGGGCAGCGAAGTCGTAGCCGAATTCCGCGGACGTTCCCGCACTGTGCCCAAGCCACGCTAAGGCCGCCCTTCAGTCCACTCGACACGAAAGTTTCAACATGTCTCAGACTTCCAACCGCGACGCTCTTCCCAATCCCCTGGATCCGGAAGAGACCATGAGCCGCGATCAAATTGAAGCCATCCAGCTTGAACGGCTGAAGGAAACCCTTCACCATGCCTACACCAACGTCCCGCACTACAAAGAGAAATACGATGCGGCAGGAGTCCACCCCGAGGATCTCAAGGAACTGGGCGACCTCGCGCTGTTCCCCTTCACGGACAAAGAGGATTTGCGCAAGACCTATCCCTTTGGCATGTTCGCCGTGCCGCAGCACGAGGTCTCCCGAATCCATGCGTCCTCGGGCACGACCGGAAAGCCAACGGTTGTCGGCTACACCCAGCAGGACCTGGCTGATTGGGCCAAGCTCGGCGCACGATGCCTGCGGCTATCCGGCGTGAAGCCGGGCTGGAAGGTGCACAACGCCTACGGCTATGGCTTGTTCACCGGCGGGCTGGGAGCACACGCCGCTGCGGAGCAGCTTGGCGCAACGGTCATCCCCATGTCCGGAGGGCAAACCGATAAGCAGATTTCGCTGATCCAGGACTTCGCCCCCGACGCGATTCTGTGCACCCCGACCTACCTGCTGACCATCGGCGATGCCATGCAGCGCAAGGGCCTCGATCCGCGCAGCACCTCGCTGAAGGTCGCGGTTCTCGGCGCCGAGCCATGGACCGAAGAAATGCGCCATGAACTCGAAGAGATGTTCAATATCGATGCTTGCGATATCTACGGACTCTCCGAGGTCATGGGCCCAGGCGTTGCTGGCGAATCCAATGAACGCAAGGACGGCAGCCACATCTGGGAAGACCATTTCCGCCCCGAAATCATCGATGCCTTCGATTCGAGCAAGGTCCTGGGTGATGGAGAACATGGCGAGCTGGTTTTCACCTCGCTGACCAAGCAAGCCCTGCCGATCATCCGCTACCGGACCCATGACCTCACGCGCCTGCTACCTGGCAGCGTCCGCCCCGGGCACCGTCGAATGGGCCGTATCACCGGGCGCAGTGATGACATGATCATTCTGCGTGGAGTAAATCTCTTCCCCAGCCAGATCGAAGAGCTGATCCTCAAGGTGCCAGGCCTCTCCCCTCACTTCCAGCTCATCCTTACGCGCCCCGACCGCATGGATCAACTAGCAGTGAAAGTCGAACGCCGCATGGATGCGACGGCCGAGCAGGCTGAGCATGCAGGGAAGGAACTGGCCAAGCTCATCAAGATCCACATCGGCTCGTCCTGCGCCATCGATGTCGTTGAGCCGGAGTCGCTGGAGCGATCAATGGGCAAGCTCAAGCGAATCTATGATCAGCGTAATCAGTAATATGCGCAGGGACATGGAATAATCGACTCATCATGGACACAACCGACACTGCCAGCCACCCGGTGAAACGCGGGCGCCCCGGATACGACCAGGAAACCGTACTGAGAATTGCCGTCGAGGCATTCAACGAATACGGCTACGACGCGACCTCCATGGGCAGGCTTGCCGACCGCTTGGGGATCAGCAAGTCCGCGATTTACCATCACGTTCCTTCCAAAGAAGACTTGTTGCGCCTCGCCTTGGACGAAGCGCTCTTCCCCTTGGAAGCGGTCATCACCGAGGTGCGCACACACGAGGGCAGTGCCGACGAGCGTTTGGAATTCTTCTTGCGCTCAACCATCCGCATCCTGATCGAAAAGCGTCCCTATGTGACCTTGCTGCTGCGTCTGCGTGGCAACACCGAGTTGGAGCGCCAAGCACTGGATCGCCGCCGTGCCATGGACCGCCAGCTCGCTGAGTTGGTCACGGCCGCGCAAAGCGACGGGAAGCTTCGAGATGACTTGGAGCCACGCGCCACGGCCCGACTCTTGTTCGGCATGATCAACTCGGTAGTGGATTGGTACCGGGTAGATGGCCCGCTGGAGGCTTCGGCTCTGGAAGAACAAGCGGTGTCATTGCTCTTCCACGGCCTGCACACCGTAGTGGAGTAGGAGCACTCAGTTCTCATCATTGAGGCTCCTTGCTTTTTGGGCAGGGAGCCTCAATGAGTTGATGCGGATTCTGCGCTTGATCGCTGTGGCGTATCCAACCTATGGGAATTTACGGACTCACAGGAATCACCGTTAGCATCTAAGGGGTGCCTTGTGCACCTGTCGTTGCCAATCGATCGAGTGAAGAGCACCGTGGATTCCTTCTTAGAAACCCTGTTCATGGCTACTGCAGACAGCGGTAGTTCCTACGTCCAGATCCTGCTGTCAGCCGCTAGCATGCTGCTAGTTTTCGTCTCCGCAATCCTTCTTGCGCACCGCAATGATTTGGGTTGGTGGACGCTGATCCTCTCGGTATTTGTTGGCCCCATGATCTCGGCCTTGCAGTATGACCTGCTGGGTCTGATCTACGCGATCCCGCTGCTGCTCCTGCCGATTTTCGGCCTATGGCGTTTTTCGCAATTCAAGCTCCACGGCAAGTTCACTCGTGAAGTGACCAAAACCCCGGTTACCCCCTGGTCTGCCGTAGGCA
This window contains:
- the paaI gene encoding hydroxyphenylacetyl-CoA thioesterase PaaI; this encodes MTNTQVEEPMPHAILRNDYATQWMGINVVEVREGHAVITMELRPEMLNGFGIGHGGMIFALADTAFALSCNPVEGSDENITVAAGADINFLRPAIPGRTLTATGQRVSQQGRSGVYDITVTQESSDGGSEVVAEFRGRSRTVPKPR
- a CDS encoding phenylacetate--CoA ligase family protein; the encoded protein is MSQTSNRDALPNPLDPEETMSRDQIEAIQLERLKETLHHAYTNVPHYKEKYDAAGVHPEDLKELGDLALFPFTDKEDLRKTYPFGMFAVPQHEVSRIHASSGTTGKPTVVGYTQQDLADWAKLGARCLRLSGVKPGWKVHNAYGYGLFTGGLGAHAAAEQLGATVIPMSGGQTDKQISLIQDFAPDAILCTPTYLLTIGDAMQRKGLDPRSTSLKVAVLGAEPWTEEMRHELEEMFNIDACDIYGLSEVMGPGVAGESNERKDGSHIWEDHFRPEIIDAFDSSKVLGDGEHGELVFTSLTKQALPIIRYRTHDLTRLLPGSVRPGHRRMGRITGRSDDMIILRGVNLFPSQIEELILKVPGLSPHFQLILTRPDRMDQLAVKVERRMDATAEQAEHAGKELAKLIKIHIGSSCAIDVVEPESLERSMGKLKRIYDQRNQ
- a CDS encoding TetR/AcrR family transcriptional regulator, which gives rise to MDTTDTASHPVKRGRPGYDQETVLRIAVEAFNEYGYDATSMGRLADRLGISKSAIYHHVPSKEDLLRLALDEALFPLEAVITEVRTHEGSADERLEFFLRSTIRILIEKRPYVTLLLRLRGNTELERQALDRRRAMDRQLAELVTAAQSDGKLRDDLEPRATARLLFGMINSVVDWYRVDGPLEASALEEQAVSLLFHGLHTVVE